ATGAAAATAGGCGAATTGAAGGAGTTTGATTCTGCAATCGTGGTAGGTGCTATGCGCTATGCGGTATTCTGCAAGCATATCGAAGCCCTGACAGAGAATAAACCGCTTTTGGTCGTTGGTGACCGCGAGGATCATATCCGCAGGGCAATTGAATTGCAGATACCTGCAATTGTGCTTACGGGACTGGAAAGCGGACTTACCTCAAAGGTTGATTTTGATTCTTACCAGGGAACGGTTTTTGTCAGTGAGGCAGATACCGCGGAGACTTTGCGTTTGCTCAGGCTCTCTATCCCCGTAACCCAGCTTATTAGCAAGTGTCCACCGATAATCCAAGATGATAGTTTTTTCGAAGAAGCCAAGGGAATCCTTGCAGACAGTGAATTCCGGGGACTCCCTGTTTTCAGCGGAGATGTCTGGAAGGGATTTGTTACCCGACGCTGTTTTCTGGAAAGGCCGAAGACCAAGGTAATCATGGTAGACCATAATGAGACAGAACAGAGTGTCCCGGGAATCGATGAGGCCGAAGTCGTGGAAATCGTTGACCATCACCGGCTCGGAGCCCCCAAGACGAGAAACCCCATCTATATCTGCTGTGAACCCCTAGGTTCTACCTGTACCATTGTTTACAACCTGTTTCTCCGGCATCATGTAACTGTTTCCGAGCAAATCGCGAAGGTTCTGCTCTCCGGTATTGTCAGTGATACGGTTATGCTTAAGAGCCCTACGACTACCTTCGAGGATTTTACCGCGGTACAGGACCTTTGCCTGATTGCAAAAGTGGATGATATGCGCGTCTTCGGGGAAACCATGTTCTCCAGCGGAGCCTCGCTGGCAAACGAAAATCCAAGAAGGATGATCGAGGCCGACTTCAAGAAGTATTCCGAGCTTGGGGTTTCCTTCGGGATAGGGCAGTGCGAAGTGACTACCCTCAGCGATGTGGACGATTACAAGGAACGGTATATTAGCCAGCTCGAAGAAGTCAGGAAAAACTACCGCCTCGATTGGGCTATGTTCCTGATCACCGATGTGGTCAAGGAAAACAGTATCTTGTTACTGACCTCTATGCCGATTTTGGAGCGAAAACTCTCCTATGTGAAAGAAAGTGACGGTAAATA
The sequence above is a segment of the Sphaerochaeta pleomorpha str. Grapes genome. Coding sequences within it:
- a CDS encoding putative manganese-dependent inorganic diphosphatase, yielding MAEIFITGHRNPDMDSVCAAYSYAQLKNKVDPSNTYIPVRCGNLNDSTKAQFERIGVVPPVFIKDVKTRVKSVMRTAKQVLQVTDPVYNLVSLYGQSVHSSVVPILEGEVYKGLLSVDEVNSFVLRENSGSRPVYHFVVENFPKVLRGRFMKIGELKEFDSAIVVGAMRYAVFCKHIEALTENKPLLVVGDREDHIRRAIELQIPAIVLTGLESGLTSKVDFDSYQGTVFVSEADTAETLRLLRLSIPVTQLISKCPPIIQDDSFFEEAKGILADSEFRGLPVFSGDVWKGFVTRRCFLERPKTKVIMVDHNETEQSVPGIDEAEVVEIVDHHRLGAPKTRNPIYICCEPLGSTCTIVYNLFLRHHVTVSEQIAKVLLSGIVSDTVMLKSPTTTFEDFTAVQDLCLIAKVDDMRVFGETMFSSGASLANENPRRMIEADFKKYSELGVSFGIGQCEVTTLSDVDDYKERYISQLEEVRKNYRLDWAMFLITDVVKENSILLLTSMPILERKLSYVKESDGKYFLPGVLSRKKQLLPEVLRVLEE